A stretch of DNA from Solenopsis invicta isolate M01_SB chromosome 5, UNIL_Sinv_3.0, whole genome shotgun sequence:
TGTTTCCACGTATACAACTTTTTAAGTTTTAAGTCTTTAGTATATGATAACATGACGATCATGGTGTTAAAGTTATGAGTataaatactataatataaatatttattaaaagtataaaaattaataaattagcaggaaatatattttctttgtcaTACAATCTTCTACTCATTGTCAGTCAGTCCTTAATCTTTTATTAGAGTTGTGGTAACCCGTTAGCGTACTTTGGATGTGcgtttatttacaatttacacagatTTAGAGAGATTTGCAATTTAATACCGCTTTCAACTGGCCTAATTTAAAAGGGTggcaaaatattttctgcagTTTACGATTGCCTTCCgagaaataatgataaaataaaattaattctcatTGGTCGAATTTGAACTCGGGACTTTAGCATACAGAATAGAAGCACAACTTTTTGAGCCACAATTACTTCTTATGTCATACAATACAAGTAGATCAATAAGTGTTTTCTATTTGCAgttatttgtttcatatttatgtCATCTTGTTATATTAGCATATAACGTtacatttgcataaattattattaagaattttacccttaaacacaccgatcctgtaaaatagggaaacacattttcgggtctgagagacttttccaactttgagaagctataactttgattacaatcaatattttgcaacaattcttcttttaataaaagttcagaatctcaaatGTGttactgcacaatcggcattgcaagaaaaataatttattgtgaagttataaagaaaaaatcattaagcaaaaataaaaaattggtcaaaaattcactttcccttcaaaaaatcatatcttcgcaacaaaaaacttttaaggaccctacaatacggcattttaaagctaaagattcatactttcaaaaaaaaattatatcattgtcatttctattaaaaaatgtacttatgtaacaagacaaatatgaggtatttttgattaaatcgtgtctaaaattaaaaattgatgtgtttcatgacaTATTTCGAAAAAAGTCCCTTTTCTAGAGCATTTTATAGTATACCAACTTTAGACAAAGCATATACGAGTAACATCTGCGaaccgacctgtttgaacgtatttggtccagcttttttatgtaaaatactcacacaaaaaattttacttacacATTATAtgagtcgcattgaccctaacaaaactttgttgccgtgtcgttcaaattctagtggaccaaaaaagttgatcaaccatatcaattgaaagagaaaatttcaaacttttttacatcttggtccgaacctcctatctcattccttctttacacagcaagcgttcgaaacttcatataggGTCTGAGAAATTCATTTacatgtttaagggttaaatcaatttttataataattacttacgTCTTGTTTCCTTTGccgttaatataaaatcttctgtACAATCCGCGATTCCAATAATCACCCGCGCGTATCATACCCGTGAAAGTAAAATGCAACGTATATATTGCAGGATCCAATAGTTCCTCAAATCGTAATGtcaaaatttgtgtttcaaagTTATATATATGCTGCTTTGGAACATATTCCGATTTAGAATTTACATCTACGCCTTTGCGAATTAGCTTTGTCAGCGATTCGTCTATTGTGAGATCTAAAACGTGCAATTTGATGTCATTCGTCGATTCGCGCACTTCAACATCGATGTTTGTTTCGCCATtagtagtaaaattattttctacaatatGTGGTATTAGTTTTATGTCGTAATGGATGGGCACAACATTCTGTCGTAGACGAAATTAATTCTCGTTGACATCTTGCACTATTTGATCATTTACTGTTTCATTATCTTGAAGAAGAACGCCTTGGCTGGTGAGAAGTAATAAAACTGCTACCAATAAACTTTTAACGATTGCCATAACGTAGTTATTTATTCAGCGGTTGCAAGAACTTATAAGACTGACTTTATAAGACTGACGAAATGACCTGCTCGTCGCAtacaatgtttgaaaaattttgtttatatgcCATGTATATGCTTAGTCATAGAAAAAcggtttaagaaaaatattatcgcTTGACTGTGTTGCTCTAGTTCCATAGGTTATCATATTCTCTGATTTGAAtgtcttttatttaaacaatatattatattattaggaTTAAGATCTGTCTTGGCCAAAAATGGTATCCTTTTTTGCATAACTTTTCACATTTTAAGCAATACAATACGAAAAAAGATCAAGGACTAAAAGTACAAACGAGGTGCGCGCTGGCCTTTGAACGGCAAAGtacttttttcttaactttaatattttgtaactatTTGTTGGAGCCATTTTGTTCAAACAGTTGTTATTccattcaaaaaaatattttgctgatgtaGTAAGATTTCTcactattttttgtatctgctaaaaagaattgtttgtcACATGTAAAATTCATAGAAGTTACATTTAACAATATcttctagaaaatttaaattttattgccaattatagtcaaattttataataaatatgattgaATAGACGTCACGacaaattttcttctttaatttcaCAAGTAGtttagatataaattctgtctctATTATTTAGATTAGTTAAATATCAAACATCATGCGAAATTACAATGTTTGATAATTGTTTATCTTAATTAACTTTTTGCAGCCAAAAAATTGTGGTTATACTTGCAAGACTATTTTTTTCTAGCGTGGtagaataaagaattatatctaAAATACATCCAAAACTTTTGGGGGATATATGGATAATgagaatcataaaataaaagtaaaaacgcATTTCAGAAATTCaagcattaaacattttttatttaaaattagtattagATTAATTGTGCATTAAAaagcaagaatattattttttcttataaataatatatataatttgtacacCCTTTTTCATTCTTTCATTTTAAACCTGGATTAAATCTGATTATGATATATCATTGCTGAACGTATTGATTgactgtatattttttaaaacaccaaggaattttgacaaattattgTTCATTTTGTCTAAGATTGTTTTCCTGTTGTTTAAATCCgtttgtatatttattccatATTGTTCAGCAAATGCTTTTatctgtaacaaaatatttcataattccaGATAAAAATcctaaaacaataaaatgtttaataatgctGTATAACCTTGTCAAGTTCCTCTTCCCTGAAACTATTGTTAATAATTCTCTGAAGAATTAATGGTTCATGGATACTGtaaaacatattaaaacttgtaataattattattaaatacaatcttAAATAACAATGAATGTCTACAAA
This window harbors:
- the LOC113005452 gene encoding uncharacterized protein LOC113005452 isoform X2; the protein is MQAQQRTFKSQGQFLSCSENLHILEKHSNFCSKYVGSYSHDLFNNMFTIFPTTDVAIKFFINNHENIHEPLILQRIINNSFREEELDKIKAFAEQYGINIQTDLNNRKTILDKMNNNLSKFLGVLKNIQSINTFSNDIS
- the LOC113005452 gene encoding uncharacterized protein LOC113005452 isoform X1 encodes the protein MQAQQRTFKSQGQFLSCSENLHILEKHSNFCSKYVGSYSHDLFNNMFTIFPTTDVAIKFFINNHENFNMFYSIHEPLILQRIINNSFREEELDKIKAFAEQYGINIQTDLNNRKTILDKMNNNLSKFLGVLKNIQSINTFSNDIS